The Synchiropus splendidus isolate RoL2022-P1 chromosome 11, RoL_Sspl_1.0, whole genome shotgun sequence genome contains a region encoding:
- the gfpt2 gene encoding glutamine--fructose-6-phosphate aminotransferase [isomerizing] 2 → MCGIFAYLNYQVPRTRKEIFETLVKGLQRLEYRGYDSAGIAVDGPTKVNDVNNNSICLIKKKGKVKALDEELYKKDTLDLDEELSTHFGLAHTRWATHGEPSALNSHPHRSDKDNEFVVIHNGIITNYKELKKYLINKGYEFESETDTEVIPKLIKYVYDNRENDHVTFSKLVERVIQQLEGAFALVFKSRHFPGEAVATRRGSPLLIGVRSENELTTENIPIQYNTGHFKEGVQEMNSRNRRDSCTINSVGDGSAVEYYFASDASAIIEHTNKVLYMEDDDIAVVTGGRLFIHRINRQVGEDPVRAIQTLQMELQQIMKGNFEAFMQKEIFEQPESVVNTMRGRICYDSNTVILGGLKDHLKEIKRCRRLIMIGCGTSFHAAVATRQILEELTELPVMVELASDFLDRNTPVFRDDVCFFISQSGETADTLMALRYCKDRGALTVGITNTVGSSICRETDCGVHINAGPEIGVASTKAYTSQFVALIMFGLMMSEDRLSQQQRRLEIIHGLKMLPELIKEVLNLDKKIRDIANELYQQKSLLVMGRGFNYATCLEGALKIKEITYMHSEGILAGELKHGPLALIDKHMPVIMIIMKDACYTKCQNALQQVTARSGRPIILCCQDDEETSKNAYQTIELPHTVDCLQGILSVIPLQLLSFHLAVLRGYDVDCPRNLAKSVTVE, encoded by the exons ATGTGCG GGATTTTTGCCTACCTGAATTATCAAGTGCCTCGCACCCGAAAGGAGATATTTGAGACTCTGGTGAAGGGACTGCAGAGGCTGGAGTACAGAGGATACGATTCAGCAG GTATCGCGGTGGACGGACCCACCAAAGTCAATGACGTGAACAACAACTCGATCTGCTTGATCAAGAAGAAAGGGAAGGTGAAGGCTCTGGATGAGGAGCTCTAca AAAAAGACACACTGGACCTGGACGAAGAGCTGAGCACACATTTTGGCCTTGCTCACACTCGGTGGGCCACACACGGAGAGCCGAGCGCTCTGAACAGCCACCCTCACCGCTCTGACAAGGATAATG AATTCGTTGTCATACACAATGGCATCATCACTAATTACAAGGAACTGAAGAAGTATCTG ATCAACAAGGGCTACGAGTTTGAGTCGGAAACAGACACAGAGGTTATTCCCAAGCTGATCAAGTATGTTTACGACAACCGTGAGAATGACCACGTCACCTTCTCCAAGTTGGTGGAAAGAGTCATTCAGCAGCTG GAGGGCGCCTTTGCTCTGGTGTTCAAAAGCCGCCATTTCCCGGGAGAAGCTGTGGCCACCAG GAGAGGGAGTCCACTACTTATCGGTGTGCGCAGTGAGAATGAGCTGACGACTGAAAACATCCCCATCCAGTACAACACCG GTCACTTCAAGGAGGGAGTGCAGGAGATGAACAGCCGTAATCGCCGGGACTCCTGCACTATTAACTCTGTGGGGGATGGGAGTGCTGTGGAGTATTACTTTGCCTCTGACGCCAG TGCTATCATCGAGCACACTAACAAGGTGCTGTACATGGAGGACGATGACATCGCAGTGGTGACCGGAGGAAGGCTCTTCATCCACAGGATCAACCGGCAGGTCGGGGAGGATCCAGTGAGGGCCATCCAGACTCTTCAGATGGAGCTGCAGCAAATCATGAAAG gAAACTTTGAGGCCTTCATGCAGAAAGAGATCTTCGAGCAGCCAGAGTCAGTTGTCAACACCATGCGAGGTCGGATTTGTTACGACTCAAACACAG TGATTCTCGGAGGACTCAAGGACCACTTGAAGGAAATCAAGCGCTGCCGGCGGTTAATCATGATCGGGTGCGGCACGAGTTTCCATGCTGCCGTTGCG ACCAGACAGATTCTGGAGGAGCTGACGGAGCTGCCGGTCATGGTGGAGCTGGCGAGCGACTTCTTGGACCGCAACACGCCCGTTTTCAGGGATGATGTCTGCTTCTTCATCAGCCAGTCag GAGAGACGGCTGACACCCTGATGGCGCTGCGCTACTGTAAGGACCGCGGCGCCCTCACTGTGGGCATCACCAACACCGTGGGCAGCTCCATTTGCCGGGAAACAGACTGTGGAGTCCACATCAACGCAGGACCAGAGATTGGAGTGGCCAGCACCAAG GCGTATACCAGCCAGTTTGTGGCCCTGATCATGTTCGGGCTGATGATGAGTGAGGACAGACTGTCCCAACAGCAGCGGAGGCTTGAGATCATCCACGGTCTGAAAATGCTACCTG AGCTGATCAAGGAGGTGTTGAACTTGGACAAGAAGATCAGGGACATTGCCAACGAACTCTACCAGCAGAAGTCCCTTCTGGTGATGGGCAGAGGCTTCAACTACGCCACCTGTCTGGAAGGAGCTCTG AAAATCAAAGAGATCACGTACATGCACTCTGAAGGAATTCTAGCCGGAGAGCTGAAGCACGGCCCCCTGGCCCTCATCGACAAGCACATGCCGgtcatcatgatcatcatgaAGGACGCCTGCTACACCAAGTGCCAGAATGCTTTGCAACAAGTCACAGCCAGATCC GGTCGGCCCATTATCCTGTGCTGCCAGGATGACGAGGAGACGTCAAAGAACGCCTACCAGACCATCGAGCTGCCGCATACCGTCGACTGTCTGCAGGGAATCCTCAGTGTCATCCCGCTGCAGCTGCTCTCCTTCCACTTGGCTGTGCTGAGAGGATATGAC gtggaCTGTCCCAGAAATTTGGCCAAATCTGTAACTGTTGAATAA
- the LOC128767663 gene encoding C-X-C motif chemokine 9-like, which yields MSHCVKVMLLLVAMVSICAAHFHQSTNSCLCTDIRPRITQHTKVSEIQAYAATNFCNNVEIVVTEKRGNRYCLDPNAEQVQKMIQNMRRK from the exons ATGTCTCACTGCGTCAAAGTGATGCTTCTTCTGGTCGCCATGGTCTCCATATGCGCAGCTCACT TCCACCAGTCAACAAACAGCTGTCTCTGCACGGACATCAGACCCAGAATCACACAACACACTAAAGTCAGTGAAATCCAAGCCTACGCTGCGACCAATTTTTGCAATAACGTGGAAATAGT TGTGACAGAGAAAAGAGGCAATCGCTACTGCTTGGATCCAAATGCCGAGCAAGTGCAGAAGATGATTCAAAACAT GAGGCGCAAGTGA